The Polluticoccus soli sequence AGTACCTGAAAAACCTACCGGAACAGCCTATTACATTCAATATCAACGAGCAAGATCTTTCAATCGAAATGTCGAGCGATGTGGGTAAATATAAAATAGGTGGCGAAAAAGCTGACGATTTCCCCAAAGAGCCAGCTCCGGTAGATACCACAACTTTCAACATGCCGTCTATTGCATTGATAGAAAGCATCAACAAGACTTTGTTTGCGGTAAGCAATGATACACTCAGGCCACAAATGACCGGTGTATTTTTTGAACTGGGTAAAGACGGTATCACATTTGTTTCTACAGATGCCCATAGGCTGGTACAGTTTAAACGCACCGATGCCACCAGCGGCGGACAAAAAGGATTTATCGTTCCGAAGAAACCATTGCAACAACTGAAAGGTACTTTGCCTGCAGATGAAACTCAGCTGCAGCTGGCTTACAACAACAGCCACTTGTTCATTAGCAGTGCTAAAATGAGCATGAGCTGCCGCCTGATTGATGCAACCTTCCCACCGTACAAATCAGTTATTCCAGCTGACAATCCATATAAACTGACGATCAACCGCACAGATTTCATCAGCGCGCTGCGTCGTATCAGCATATTCGCTAACAAAACTACCAACCAGGTGGTACTGGAGATCAATGGCAACTCGTTGCAACTGAGCGCGCAGGATATCGACTTCTCTTACGAAGGACGCGAAATGCTGACCTGCCAATATAATGGTGAGGATATGAAGATCGCTTTCAACGCCAAGCTAATGATCGAACTGCTGAACAACCTGGACGGTGCAGAGATACAAGTAGAACTCAGCACACCAACACGAGCAGGCATTTTCCGCCCACTTGAAAAAGGCGATAATGAAGATGTTCTGATGCTGCTGATGCCTTTGATGGTTGGTGTTTAAGATCAAGATATTAAAAGCAAAGGCCCGGTTTAACCGGGCCTTTTTTTATTTCGTGATGTACATCTCTACATCTTTCTTTGTGATCTTTTTGTCGGAAAGAATGATGAGCCTCTCCACTACATTGCGCAACTCGCGGATATTGCCAGTCCAGTTGTATTGCTTCAACGCCTCGATAGCGTTGTCATCAATCTGTTTTACAGGTTGTTTGTACTCTTCGCTGATATCTTTGAGGAAGTGATCAACCAACATAGGGATGTCATCTCTCCGGTCATTCAGCGACGGCACATGGATGAGTATAACACTCAAGCGATGATAGAGGTCGAGACGGAAGTTTTTTGCTTCGACCTCTTTCATGAGGTCCTTATTGGTAGCAGCAATCACCCGCACATCAACCTTGATCTCTTTGTCGCCGCCCACACGAGTTATCTTGCCTTCCTGCAGTGCACGCAACATTTTGGCCTGTGCATCATGACTCATATCGCCGATCTCGTCAAGAAATAGAGTACCACCGCTCGCCTGCTCAAATTTGCCTATGCGTTGTTTTATTGCCGAGGTAAACGAACCTTTTTCGTGTCCAAACAGTTCACTTTCAATTAGTTCAGAAGGTATTGCAGCACAGTTCACTTCTATTAGTGGCGCGTTTGCACGGTTACTTAATTCGTGTATGCGCCTGGCCACCAGCTCTTTACCCACGCCGTTCTCACCGGTTATTAAAACACGGGCATCAGTAGGGGCTACTTTTTCGATGGTTTCGCGCACCCTCCGCATTCCTTCAGATTCCCCAACCATGTCAGCGCTACGGGAGATCTTGCGACGCAGCTGTTTGGTCTCGGTTACAAGGGATTTTTTATCCATCGCGTTGCGAATGGTGATCAGCAACCTGTTCAGGTCTGGTGGTTTGGAGATGTAGTCAAACGCGCCTTTTTTCACTGCATCTACAGCAGTTTCGATATTCCCGTGACCAGAGATCACTATAAAAGGAATATCTGGTTTAGACTCGCGCGTTTGTTCCAGCACTTCAATGCCATCCATCTTAGGCATCTTGATATCGCAAAGGATGCAGTCGTAATTATTATCGGTGATCTTCTTGACCGCTTCCGCACCATCTGCAGCTTCTTCTACTGTAAACCCTTCAAAACTGAGTATTTCGCTTAGCGTTTTGCGTATAGCCTTCTCATCGTCGACTATCAATATTGTTTGTGCCATGTTTATTTACGTTCGCCTTTTTTATAGTTGACAGGTTTCGGATTTTTTCCGTCAGCATCATACTCCTGCCACACACCTTCTTTCTCACCACTTACATATTTACCCTCGGCTTTCAAATTGCCATTCTCATGATACTCCTTCCAGACACCAGTTTGTTTGCCTTTGGCATATGGGCCGTTTGCGCTGACCTTACCGTTGTTGAAATAAGTTGCTGCATCCCCGTCAATTGCATCGTCGCTGTATGAATACTCAGCAGCTTTCGTGCCATCTTTAAAATACCATACTGCTTTACCGTCTCTCTTATCATTTACAAAACTGCTTTCTTCCTCCTTTTTACCATTGGGATACCACTTAGTATAAGGGCCATGTTTCTTCCCTTCAGAAAACAGCGCCTCTTCAACTAACATTCCTTCCTCATTATACAATCTAGAAGTTCCCTCTAACTTGTCATTCTTATAGTTCTCGATCTTTTCGATTTTGCCCAGCGGCGTCATAGTGATAACTGAACCATGCTTTTTTCCAAGCCTATAGCTGGTAAGCTGTTTGGGAAGCTGTGTATGCCAATAAGTAGTCCAGATGCCGTCTGGCTGGTTGTTTTGTAGGTACCCCTCATCAGTCACAATGTTATATGACCGAACCTGGATAAAATAACGCCCATCGCCGTCGCGGCGCCGCAGCGTGTCATTCTGTTGTGCAAAACTGTCAGACGCTGCCATAAGGAGTGACAACGAGATAAGGTAACGGTACCACCTCTGCATTTTAGCCTGTTTTGCGTCTAATTTACCGATTTTATTGTTTCTCATTTGTTTAACTATTGCTATCATCAATGCTAATACCGCCATAAGCCCTGCAAAGGGTTAAGGACGAAAAAAGATGTAATTTTGGATTAATTATTGTACCTACAACAGTTAAAGGAATCTTATGAGTAATACAGTTTTTCATCCGGCAAATGAACGCGGCCATGCAGACCATGGCTGGCTCGATGCACACCATTCATTCAGTTTCGCAGGATATTATGATCCTGAGAAGATACATTTCGGTGCACTCCGCGTGCTGAATGATGATATAGTAGCCGGAGCTATGGGTTTTGGCAAACATCCGCATGATAATATGGAGATCATCACCATCGTGCTGGACGGCGCGCTGGAGCACCAGGACAGCATGGGCCATAAACAAGCACTGCATCCGAACGAGGTGCAGGTGATGAGCGCTGGATCGGGCATTACGCACAGCGAATACAACCATAATAGGGACAAAAAAGTAAACCTGTTGCAGATCTGGATAATCCCCAACAAGAGGAATGTTGAGCCGCGTTATGAACAAACAGTGTTTGACGTTGCTGAAAGGGTAAACACACTGCAGCCATTGGTATCACCAATTGAGAATAGTGATGCCGGATTGAAGATCCACCAGGATGCATGGATCTACCGCACCAGCCTCGAAAATGGCAAATCGGTGAGCCATAAGCTGCACAGCGAAAAACACGGTGTTTATGTATTTGTGATCAATGGAAGCGCGACCGTGAACGGAAAAACTTTGTCGAAAAAAGACGCATTAGGTATAAGCGGAACAGATAAAGTAGAAATAACAGCAACAGCCGATAGTGATGTACTGCTGCTGGAAGTGCCCATGTACGCTTAACTTAGCGGCAAAGAAGATATATTGGATTATCTAGAAAGAATAGACTGGCTTAAGAAAAGACTAGGGCAGCCATTACCTGGACGAGCAGGACAGGAACGCATGGCTGCCCGCGTTAAGCCAATGCCAGATGTGATCCCTTCCGATGCGCGACCAAGCGCTGTAATGAGCCTATTATTCCCGGTGGAAAATGAATTGCACTTACTGTTCATTAAACGTACAGAAGACGGTCATGCACATAGTGGGCAAGTGAGTTTCCCAGGTGGTAAGCAAGACCCGGTAGACACCAACCTAAAAGCTACAGCACTACGCGAGGCCCAGGAAGAAGTAGGCATTATGCCGGCCGACGTCGACATCCTAGGCGAATTAACCCCCCTATATATACCAGTCAGTAATTTTCAGGTGCACCCTTTTGTTGCTTTCGCCAAGGAAAGACCAACGTATAACATCAATGAAGCCGAAGTACGTCACATCCTTGAAGTGCCGGTATCAGAACTATTTCATGCTGATAGAAAAGTAACAACAGGAGTTATATCGCCTGCAATGCCAGGAGTTAAAATGACTGTAAAAGCCTACCAACTTGTTGACGGCACCATCATCTGGGGGGCTACAGCAATGATCTTATCAGAGCTGGAAACAATATTGGAGGAGCTAGGGAATCCCTAATCCTGCTTGGGTACGGTGCGGAATATTACATCCCACAATACTGAGCTAACGCCAAAACCCTTATCAGGAGCTTTGTAATGATGCAGGTGATGGTTGCGCCATAAAGCTTTCAGGAATCTTGGAGGAGCGAAAGCATGGATAGCAAAGTGCATCGATCCGTACATCAAATATCCAAACAGGAAACCCGGGAAGAAAGAAAGCGCTGACCAACCCAATGCAAGGTAAAAGAGATAGAATAGTACCGCAGCAATGACCATACTAGGTACCGGTGGCATGAACAAGCGTTCTTTATCGCGTGGATACTCGTGGTGCACGCCATGCATAGTGTATACAAACTTCTTTGCACGCGGGCTTTCAACGATCATGTGGAACAGATGGCGATGCATCAGGTATTCAAAAAGGCTCCAAAACAACGCACCTGCGATAAACATTAATGCTTCAGCACCTGCACCGACTCCTTTATAGGCAGCGCCATAATAGAGCATAAATGCGATAACCGGGAAATACATGCTATAGATGACCAATGGATGAGTCTTGGTCATCGTCTCCATATAATCGCTTTTAAACAGCCTTGCCTGTCCTTTATTCTTGATCTTATCGAATTCCATAGGTGAGTATACTTAGGATGACAATACAAAAGTAATGCCTGAGCCTAAATATTATACACCCTCCTTATCATCTTCTTCTATAAGCCACTCTGGTCCTTTATTTTTACGAACCACCTTTTCCATCCACAACAAAAATGCGGGCTGCAGTGTAAGATTTGCTACCATTGCCAATAGTAGCGTTAGCGAGGTCAGATATCCGAGCGATTTGGTGCCATCGAAATCTGACAGAGCGAAAACACCAAATCCAGCTATCAGTATCAATGAAGTATATATTATACTCAAGCCGGTGTCGTGGATCGTTTTCTTTACGGTAACGGCAATATCATCGTCGTGACGGATGAGCTCTTGTTTGAAATTTACGAGGAAACGAATAGTAACGTCGATAGTGATACCCAAAGCCACGCTAAATACCAGAACTGTGGAAGGCTTGATGGGGATTCCCACCCAACCCATTATCCCCGCGGTTATCAGCAGCGGTACTATGTTGATAACGATCGATATCAGCAGAATTCTCCACGACCTGAACAGCAGTATCATACAGCCAAATATCATGATGAACGCCAGTATCAGACTGTCGCGTAAACTATTGATGATAAACCTGCTGCCTTCCAGGAACACGATGCTGGTACCTGTAAATGTTACATTGTATTTGCTGCTATCGAACAACTCATAAGTCTTAGGGCGGATGCTATCCAGAAGTACCGGCAGACGTTTAGAGCCCACATCGGCCATGCTTATCGACAGCCTGGTTTTCTGTTTAGTGCTGTCCATAAAGGCATTCAGCAGCTTATTGAAAGTGCTCTTTTTATCGCCTTTTGCACGCAGGTAGGGCTGAATGAATGCACCATCAAACATATTGGGGACTGCATAGCTGCTGCTGTCGCCGTCATAAAACGCCTGGCGGGCAAATTTGATACCTTCTACAACAGAAAGCGAATGGCCTATTTCGGGGAATTGTTTCAGGTATACGTTTAGCTCATCTACTTTTTGCAGTACCGGCAGCGATACTGCCCCGTTCTTCTTTTTGGTATCGATCACAATTTCCAGAGGCATTACACCGCGGAAGTTCTTTTCAAAGAATTTCAGGTCCTGGTACACCTTAGCGTCTTTGGGAAGATCATCAACAATATGCCCTACTGTGTTCAGGCGCATGATACCCATGACAGACAAAATGCAAATGACAATAGTGAACCCATATATCCACGCACGATGACTGAATACCCAGTTGGTAAGGATCGTCAGCAGGTTGTTCATCCACTTGCTCTCAAGATAGCTGGTATGCCTACCAGCCGGCGGTGGAAGGAAGCTGAACAAGGCAGGGATGAATACCAGCGAAATAAAAAATATCGCCATGATATTGACACCTGCAACCAAACCAAATTCCCTCAGCAACTGGCTCTTGGTAAAGAAGAACACACCAAAACCAATGGCTGCAGTAAGGTTAGTAAACAAGGTCACGATACCCATACGGTCTACCATGCGCATCAGCGCCTTCATTTTGTTCTGGTGCAGGTTGTATTCCGAATGGTATTTGTTGAGGAAGTAAACACAGTTAGGAATACCAATCACAACGATCAGCGGCGGGATCAGCGCCGTTAGCAACGTGATCTTAAATCCTAACAAAGTAATAGTACCTACCGACCAGATCACGCCAACAGCTACGACGATCATTGATGCCAAAACGGCCATGAAAGAGCGGAAGAACAAGGCCAAGATAATTGCAGTAAGCACAAACGACAATATCAGGAACATCTTCATCTCTTCCTGCACCTGTGTCGCCATCATCGAACGGATCAATGGCAGACCAGAATAGTGCATCTCGATCTGGTGTTTTTTCCCAAACTCGTCAGCAATCGCAACTATTTGTTTTACTACTACCGTACGGTTCTTGGAGTTGAGGATCTTTTTATCGATACGCAGCGCCATAAGGTAAGCGCCAGTTTCAGGGTTGTATAAGAATCCGCGATAAAATGGAAGGTTGTAAAAGGTGCTGCGGATGCTGTCTACATTATTAATGGTCTGCGGCGTAACGATCTTCTCTGGTTTGAGCTGTCCCGTTACTGTATCCTTCACCAGGTTGATGGCACCGGGAATGCTCAGCACATTTTCTACGGCGTCGATCTTTTCCAGATCGGCTACCAATTTTGCATAATCGGTAAAGAACTCTTTGTTGAAAAAATCCTTCGTCTGTACACCGATCACCATCAGGTTACCATCTTCGCCAAATTGCTTACGAAACGCCTGGTAGTCTAAATACTTCGGATTATCTGTCGGAATAGCGTTGGTGAACTCGTAGCTGAGTTCCACTTTACTGGCGTAGTAGCCCATTACAGAAGTAAGTGCCAGTAACAGTACCAGCAGGGCAACACGGAATTTAATTACGAACGCTGCTATGCGATGCCACATTATTATAAGAGGAGATGTGGGCGCAAAAGTAGCAATATTAGACTACAATGGCCTGACCACTATCGGCATATCGATTAATCTAATATTATAAACCTGTCTGCGTCTTTCAGGAAAGGCAGTTGTTCACGCGTGTTAACGATCACATCTTTTTGAAGGGTTACAGTGTGTACAGCAACCTCGTTAGACTTTTGCCATATAAGTTCACCCAATGGACCGAATACGCTGCTGTCTCCGCTATAGTTTATGTCTTTACCATCCTTGCCTACGCGATTCACACCAACCACATAACATTGATTTTCAATGGCTCTTGCTTGCAATAAAGTTTTCCAGGCAAGGTTGCGGCGTTCGGGCCAGTTGGCCACATATAACAATACGTCATAGTCGTCTCCCTGGTTTCTTGCCCAGACCGGGAACCGGAGGTCATAGCATACAAGCAGGCAAATGCGAAAACCTTTTACCTGCGCGATCACCCGTTTAGCACCCGGTTGATAATGCTCATCTTCATCTGCATACCCAAACAAGTGACGCTTGTCGTAAACACCAATATATCCATCAGGCTGCACCCACAGCATTCTATTATAATATTTACCGTCCTCTTCAATGATCAAACTACCAGTAAGTATACAACGGTGTTTTTTCGTCATATCCATCATCCATTCCACAGAAGGGCCATCCATCGTTTCAGCCAGCTTTTCAGGCTGCATGCTAAAACCTGTACTGAACATCTCGGGAAGCACAACCACCTCTTTCCTGCCTGGCACACTTTCTATCAACTGCTCGTATTGCCTCAAATTGGCATCCTTGTTCTCCCAAACAATATCAGGTTGTATCAACGTTATATTTAGTTCGGCTGCTGGCATCTTATTGCAATTTTACGAGATAATAGTTTTTCACGGCTTTATGCCTTTTTCCGGAACTCAGAAAATCCGGGGTCAGCTCACTCACTTTGAAGTAAACGCCTTCTTTTTCTACCGTACGTGGCCGGCAAACCAGGTCGCGCATTCCCTCATCTCCGGTAAGCACATAACCGCTGAGTTTATTAAGATCGTCCTCTCGTCTTATTACCTGTGACGAATAAAAATGTGCAGCATTCAGCGGGTCGTCACACTTGTAGGCCACTACATTCTGGGGATCTATACCGCGTGACTTGATGTATTTTCCTGCCTGCGAACCAAGCTGGTATTGTAGC is a genomic window containing:
- a CDS encoding efflux RND transporter permease subunit gives rise to the protein MWHRIAAFVIKFRVALLVLLLALTSVMGYYASKVELSYEFTNAIPTDNPKYLDYQAFRKQFGEDGNLMVIGVQTKDFFNKEFFTDYAKLVADLEKIDAVENVLSIPGAINLVKDTVTGQLKPEKIVTPQTINNVDSIRSTFYNLPFYRGFLYNPETGAYLMALRIDKKILNSKNRTVVVKQIVAIADEFGKKHQIEMHYSGLPLIRSMMATQVQEEMKMFLILSFVLTAIILALFFRSFMAVLASMIVVAVGVIWSVGTITLLGFKITLLTALIPPLIVVIGIPNCVYFLNKYHSEYNLHQNKMKALMRMVDRMGIVTLFTNLTAAIGFGVFFFTKSQLLREFGLVAGVNIMAIFFISLVFIPALFSFLPPPAGRHTSYLESKWMNNLLTILTNWVFSHRAWIYGFTIVICILSVMGIMRLNTVGHIVDDLPKDAKVYQDLKFFEKNFRGVMPLEIVIDTKKKNGAVSLPVLQKVDELNVYLKQFPEIGHSLSVVEGIKFARQAFYDGDSSSYAVPNMFDGAFIQPYLRAKGDKKSTFNKLLNAFMDSTKQKTRLSISMADVGSKRLPVLLDSIRPKTYELFDSSKYNVTFTGTSIVFLEGSRFIINSLRDSLILAFIMIFGCMILLFRSWRILLISIVINIVPLLITAGIMGWVGIPIKPSTVLVFSVALGITIDVTIRFLVNFKQELIRHDDDIAVTVKKTIHDTGLSIIYTSLILIAGFGVFALSDFDGTKSLGYLTSLTLLLAMVANLTLQPAFLLWMEKVVRKNKGPEWLIEEDDKEGV
- the dnaN gene encoding DNA polymerase III subunit beta; this encodes MRFIVTSTALLKNLQQISGVISANTVLSVLEDFLFELKGNTLTLTATDLETMMRVQMDVSDAQGDGRICIPSKILTEYLKNLPEQPITFNINEQDLSIEMSSDVGKYKIGGEKADDFPKEPAPVDTTTFNMPSIALIESINKTLFAVSNDTLRPQMTGVFFELGKDGITFVSTDAHRLVQFKRTDATSGGQKGFIVPKKPLQQLKGTLPADETQLQLAYNNSHLFISSAKMSMSCRLIDATFPPYKSVIPADNPYKLTINRTDFISALRRISIFANKTTNQVVLEINGNSLQLSAQDIDFSYEGREMLTCQYNGEDMKIAFNAKLMIELLNNLDGAEIQVELSTPTRAGIFRPLEKGDNEDVLMLLMPLMVGV
- a CDS encoding NUDIX hydrolase, which gives rise to MDYLERIDWLKKRLGQPLPGRAGQERMAARVKPMPDVIPSDARPSAVMSLLFPVENELHLLFIKRTEDGHAHSGQVSFPGGKQDPVDTNLKATALREAQEEVGIMPADVDILGELTPLYIPVSNFQVHPFVAFAKERPTYNINEAEVRHILEVPVSELFHADRKVTTGVISPAMPGVKMTVKAYQLVDGTIIWGATAMILSELETILEELGNP
- a CDS encoding pirin family protein — encoded protein: MSNTVFHPANERGHADHGWLDAHHSFSFAGYYDPEKIHFGALRVLNDDIVAGAMGFGKHPHDNMEIITIVLDGALEHQDSMGHKQALHPNEVQVMSAGSGITHSEYNHNRDKKVNLLQIWIIPNKRNVEPRYEQTVFDVAERVNTLQPLVSPIENSDAGLKIHQDAWIYRTSLENGKSVSHKLHSEKHGVYVFVINGSATVNGKTLSKKDALGISGTDKVEITATADSDVLLLEVPMYA
- a CDS encoding toxin-antitoxin system YwqK family antitoxin, with product MQRWYRYLISLSLLMAASDSFAQQNDTLRRRDGDGRYFIQVRSYNIVTDEGYLQNNQPDGIWTTYWHTQLPKQLTSYRLGKKHGSVITMTPLGKIEKIENYKNDKLEGTSRLYNEEGMLVEEALFSEGKKHGPYTKWYPNGKKEEESSFVNDKRDGKAVWYFKDGTKAAEYSYSDDAIDGDAATYFNNGKVSANGPYAKGKQTGVWKEYHENGNLKAEGKYVSGEKEGVWQEYDADGKNPKPVNYKKGERK
- a CDS encoding amidohydrolase yields the protein MPAAELNITLIQPDIVWENKDANLRQYEQLIESVPGRKEVVVLPEMFSTGFSMQPEKLAETMDGPSVEWMMDMTKKHRCILTGSLIIEEDGKYYNRMLWVQPDGYIGVYDKRHLFGYADEDEHYQPGAKRVIAQVKGFRICLLVCYDLRFPVWARNQGDDYDVLLYVANWPERRNLAWKTLLQARAIENQCYVVGVNRVGKDGKDINYSGDSSVFGPLGELIWQKSNEVAVHTVTLQKDVIVNTREQLPFLKDADRFIILD
- a CDS encoding sterol desaturase family protein; amino-acid sequence: MEFDKIKNKGQARLFKSDYMETMTKTHPLVIYSMYFPVIAFMLYYGAAYKGVGAGAEALMFIAGALFWSLFEYLMHRHLFHMIVESPRAKKFVYTMHGVHHEYPRDKERLFMPPVPSMVIAAVLFYLFYLALGWSALSFFPGFLFGYLMYGSMHFAIHAFAPPRFLKALWRNHHLHHYKAPDKGFGVSSVLWDVIFRTVPKQD
- a CDS encoding sigma-54-dependent transcriptional regulator; translated protein: MAQTILIVDDEKAIRKTLSEILSFEGFTVEEAADGAEAVKKITDNNYDCILCDIKMPKMDGIEVLEQTRESKPDIPFIVISGHGNIETAVDAVKKGAFDYISKPPDLNRLLITIRNAMDKKSLVTETKQLRRKISRSADMVGESEGMRRVRETIEKVAPTDARVLITGENGVGKELVARRIHELSNRANAPLIEVNCAAIPSELIESELFGHEKGSFTSAIKQRIGKFEQASGGTLFLDEIGDMSHDAQAKMLRALQEGKITRVGGDKEIKVDVRVIAATNKDLMKEVEAKNFRLDLYHRLSVILIHVPSLNDRRDDIPMLVDHFLKDISEEYKQPVKQIDDNAIEALKQYNWTGNIRELRNVVERLIILSDKKITKKDVEMYITK